A window of the Rhinoraja longicauda isolate Sanriku21f chromosome 20, sRhiLon1.1, whole genome shotgun sequence genome harbors these coding sequences:
- the ndufb2 gene encoding NADH dehydrogenase [ubiquinone] 1 beta subcomplex subunit 2, mitochondrial: MSRCGALLLLRGARLLQRRGLCPGPGMGPAPVRRAGGTVHIEPRYRQYPELTKNQVLQSEILSGFMWFWIFWHMWHDPDAVTGHFPYPDPSKWTDEELGIPPIDEE; encoded by the exons ATGTCGCGATGCggggcgctgctgctgctgcggggAGCGCGACTCCTGCAGCGCCGAGGCCTGTGCCCCGGCCCGGGAATGGGACCCGCTCCCGTCCGCAG AGCCGGTGGTACGGTCCACATCGAGCCTCGGTACCGGCAGTATCCTGAGCTGACCAAGAACCAGGTGCTGCAGTCCGAGATCCTCAGTGGATTCATGTGGTTCTGGATTTTCTGGCACATGTGGCACGATCCAGATGCAGTCACT GGTCATTTTCCGTATCCTGACCCCTCCAAATGGACCGATGAGGAGTTGGGCATTCCTCCAATTGACGAGGAATAA